Proteins encoded in a region of the Armatimonadota bacterium genome:
- the argB gene encoding acetylglutamate kinase yields MTDPERKAEVMKDLVLMQAVNIRPVLLHGGGPEIDRLAAKVGLETKRVDGLRVTDAETMELVEMALGALNKGLVAGVQAAGGKAAGLSGKDGGLFTARKLTPGGKDIGFVGEVSGVNPEILETLTASGYIPIVCSVAPGQEGGTYNVNADLAAGALAAALKAEKLIVMTDVEGVLKEYPNKESLLSRISSDEAKEMIASGAAGEGMIPKLQSCLDALAGGVHSAHIIDGRRPHSLLVEVFTDAGIGTMIA; encoded by the coding sequence ATGACCGACCCCGAACGAAAGGCCGAGGTGATGAAGGACCTCGTGCTCATGCAGGCAGTCAATATCCGGCCGGTATTGCTGCACGGCGGTGGCCCTGAAATCGACAGATTGGCGGCAAAAGTAGGTCTGGAAACCAAACGCGTGGACGGCCTCAGGGTGACCGACGCCGAGACGATGGAGCTCGTCGAAATGGCGCTCGGGGCGCTGAACAAGGGGCTCGTTGCAGGGGTCCAGGCCGCAGGCGGCAAGGCGGCGGGGCTCTCAGGCAAGGACGGCGGCTTGTTCACGGCGCGGAAGCTCACGCCAGGTGGAAAGGACATCGGCTTTGTTGGCGAAGTCAGCGGGGTGAACCCGGAGATCCTGGAGACCCTGACAGCGTCCGGATACATCCCTATCGTCTGCTCGGTCGCGCCGGGTCAAGAAGGCGGAACCTACAACGTGAACGCGGACCTTGCGGCGGGCGCGTTGGCAGCCGCTCTCAAAGCGGAGAAGCTGATTGTGATGACCGACGTGGAAGGGGTGCTCAAGGAGTACCCCAACAAGGAGTCGCTGCTCTCCAGGATCTCGTCGGATGAGGCCAAGGAGATGATCGCCTCGGGGGCCGCGGGAGAGGGCATGATCCCGAAGCTCCAATCTTGCTTGGACGCGCTGGCGGGCGGCGTGCACAGCGCGCATATCATCGACGGCCGCAGACCCCACTCGCTCCTGGTGGAAGTGTTCACCGACGCGGGCATCGGGACGATGATCGCGTAG
- a CDS encoding HDOD domain-containing protein, producing MSAISQSVVENSKQAYSAAYVARQPIIDAAGQVSAYELLYRSGRVGSAGEVGLAESSTMIVDTIGAFGLNSLVGTKPAFINISEELLLSGVIDMLPVDRVVLEILETVDASPEVLEAVKSLKRQGYRLAIDDYTGQPQLGPFLPLVSVVKFEVKDADPKFYAPIVRQLKSKGKALLAEKVETYEEFQRWKKLGFELFQGYFYAKPEVVEGRGAVCRHEVLIALISRLSDPAVSLEEIDRIISGDPGLSFRLLKMLRSAAMGLDSRLHSLREAVSFIGIRKTGALATILSMSSIPKKSPELLQTVLIRANFCELLARDLKLFAPDAYFTLGLFSLLDAMLDMPISEIVSQLPLSEDVIEALVNPVAESDLARVLRFVKGWERGSPTALEGSGIMESSPQFHYVEALRRAQELMSSCETSH from the coding sequence GTGTCCGCCATCTCGCAGAGCGTAGTTGAGAACTCCAAGCAGGCCTATTCCGCCGCTTATGTGGCGCGTCAGCCCATCATCGACGCCGCCGGCCAGGTCAGCGCCTATGAGCTTCTCTATCGGTCCGGGAGGGTGGGTAGCGCCGGCGAAGTGGGGCTAGCGGAGTCTTCGACGATGATCGTGGACACGATCGGCGCGTTCGGCCTAAACAGCCTGGTGGGGACCAAGCCCGCGTTCATCAACATCTCGGAGGAGCTCCTGCTTTCCGGAGTCATCGACATGCTTCCCGTCGATCGCGTCGTGCTCGAAATCCTCGAGACGGTCGATGCGAGCCCCGAGGTGCTCGAAGCGGTTAAGTCGCTCAAAAGGCAAGGATATCGCCTGGCCATCGATGACTACACGGGCCAGCCGCAGCTGGGGCCCTTCCTGCCTCTGGTCAGCGTCGTCAAGTTTGAGGTCAAGGACGCCGATCCCAAGTTCTACGCCCCAATTGTCCGCCAGCTCAAGTCAAAGGGCAAAGCGCTGCTTGCCGAGAAGGTTGAGACCTACGAAGAGTTCCAGAGGTGGAAAAAGCTCGGCTTTGAACTGTTCCAGGGCTACTTCTATGCCAAACCGGAAGTGGTCGAGGGTCGGGGCGCTGTTTGTCGGCACGAAGTCCTGATCGCGCTTATCTCAAGGCTCTCCGATCCCGCAGTTAGTCTCGAAGAGATCGACAGGATCATTTCTGGAGACCCGGGCCTGAGCTTCAGGCTGCTCAAAATGCTCCGGTCGGCCGCGATGGGTCTGGACTCTCGTCTGCACTCGCTGCGGGAGGCCGTAAGCTTCATTGGGATTCGGAAGACCGGCGCCCTGGCCACGATTTTGTCGATGTCCTCCATCCCGAAGAAGTCGCCGGAACTGCTGCAGACGGTGTTGATCCGGGCGAACTTCTGCGAGCTGCTCGCAAGGGACCTGAAGCTGTTTGCTCCAGACGCCTATTTCACGCTCGGGCTGTTCTCGCTGCTCGACGCTATGCTCGACATGCCAATTTCCGAAATCGTCAGCCAGTTGCCGCTCTCGGAGGACGTCATCGAGGCATTGGTCAATCCGGTCGCCGAGTCCGATCTCGCCAGAGTTTTGCGCTTTGTCAAAGGGTGGGAGCGGGGTAGCCCGACGGCGCTTGAAGGCAGTGGGATCATGGAGAGCTCTCCGCAATTCCACTATGTGGAAGCGCTCCGAAGGGCGCAGGAACTGATGTCGAGCTGTGAGACCTCGCATTAG
- the prfA gene encoding peptide chain release factor 1 gives MLEKLEGIEKRYEAIEAQLMDPDVVTRHDEVQRLGKERSGLEPIVAAIRDYRKAREDLAQVEELLSDPEMKDMAAEELEPAKALVAELEHKLKLLLVPKDPNDDKAVIIEIRPAAGGEEASLFASELYRVYVRYAERRKWKYEVIDLEESPLKGLDRVVFSLDAKGAYSQLKHESGVHRVQRVPVTESGGRTHTSTVTVAVLPEAEDVDIEVRDEDLEVSTFRASSAGGQHVQKNETAIRIIHRPTGTVVTCQDERSQLQNKFKAMQVLRAKLYQLEQDRLDKERGALRKGQIGSGDRSEKIRTYNFPQSRITDHRIGKDVFNVNDFMDGGIQEMLDALNQEEQARKLADAEG, from the coding sequence ATGTTGGAAAAGCTTGAAGGGATTGAGAAGCGGTACGAGGCGATCGAGGCCCAGTTGATGGACCCCGATGTCGTGACGCGCCACGATGAGGTGCAGCGGCTCGGCAAGGAGCGAAGCGGGCTGGAGCCGATCGTCGCGGCCATCCGGGACTACCGAAAGGCTCGCGAAGATCTGGCGCAAGTGGAGGAGCTGTTGTCCGACCCGGAGATGAAGGACATGGCTGCCGAGGAGCTGGAGCCCGCGAAAGCCCTCGTCGCCGAACTGGAGCACAAGCTGAAGCTGCTCCTGGTCCCCAAGGATCCCAACGACGACAAGGCCGTCATCATCGAGATCCGGCCGGCGGCAGGCGGCGAAGAGGCCTCGCTCTTTGCCTCCGAGCTATACCGCGTGTACGTGCGGTACGCGGAGCGCCGGAAGTGGAAATACGAGGTCATCGACCTTGAAGAGTCACCCCTCAAGGGTCTGGATCGGGTCGTGTTTTCGCTGGACGCCAAGGGCGCTTACAGCCAACTCAAGCACGAGAGCGGCGTGCACCGGGTGCAGCGCGTCCCCGTGACCGAGAGCGGCGGCCGAACCCACACGTCCACGGTAACGGTGGCGGTCTTGCCAGAAGCAGAAGACGTGGACATTGAGGTTCGTGACGAAGACCTTGAGGTTTCCACGTTTCGGGCCTCATCAGCGGGCGGCCAGCACGTTCAGAAGAACGAAACCGCCATTCGCATCATCCACAGGCCGACGGGCACTGTGGTCACCTGCCAAGACGAGCGCAGCCAGCTTCAAAACAAGTTTAAAGCGATGCAGGTGCTAAGGGCGAAACTCTATCAGTTGGAGCAGGACCGGCTGGACAAGGAGCGTGGGGCGCTGCGCAAGGGGCAGATCGGATCGGGAGACCGCTCGGAGAAGATTCGCACCTATAATTTCCCGCAAAGCCGGATCACGGACCATCGCATCGGGAAGGACGTCTTCAACGTGAACGATTTCATGGATGGCGGGATCCAGGAGATGCTCGATGCCCTAAACCAGGAAGAACAGGCCCGAAAGCTGGCTGATGCCGAAGGGTAA
- a CDS encoding prepilin-type N-terminal cleavage/methylation domain-containing protein has product MRKAFTLIELLVVIAIIAILAAILFPVFAQAKTAAKKTVAISNCKQISLGVIMYGADYDDMYPRNDDCVAGSSLNNDLNGNPFNAVGVGCTSTAFYYRVNHFSWQKWIMPYVKNVQLFEHPLRAKDSNQWTTNGQIVGSFALNLGFTGALDTYNRSATFPRQNRRSWLGGSMTAIPRSAEAAILLEMPGTTIAPVPPMGVDPIPLGPDLTVYPMGVREWWRYKLMKGTQADCIARTSGLEPDISKVAAGGVTVGTADGSARFMTAGKFLSRTPTKLEVLGVADSGPTSGYTFGNDCTNPSGNVGIVGINTNIPYPMWGFGD; this is encoded by the coding sequence ATGCGTAAGGCGTTTACTTTAATCGAACTTCTGGTGGTGATCGCGATCATTGCGATTCTCGCCGCGATCCTGTTCCCCGTCTTCGCTCAGGCGAAGACGGCCGCCAAGAAAACCGTTGCGATCTCGAATTGCAAGCAGATCAGCCTCGGCGTGATCATGTACGGCGCGGACTACGACGACATGTATCCCCGGAACGATGACTGCGTCGCCGGCAGTTCGCTGAACAACGACCTGAACGGCAACCCGTTCAACGCCGTCGGCGTCGGCTGCACGAGCACCGCGTTCTACTACCGCGTGAACCACTTTTCCTGGCAGAAGTGGATCATGCCGTATGTCAAGAACGTTCAGCTCTTCGAGCACCCGCTCCGCGCGAAGGACAGCAACCAATGGACCACCAACGGCCAGATCGTGGGCTCTTTCGCCCTCAATCTCGGCTTCACCGGCGCCCTGGACACCTACAACAGATCCGCAACATTCCCGCGCCAAAACCGCAGGAGCTGGCTCGGTGGCAGCATGACGGCGATCCCGCGCTCGGCGGAAGCCGCGATCCTGCTGGAGATGCCCGGAACCACGATCGCGCCCGTGCCCCCGATGGGCGTGGACCCGATTCCGCTCGGCCCGGACCTGACGGTCTACCCGATGGGCGTCCGCGAGTGGTGGCGCTACAAGCTGATGAAGGGCACGCAGGCGGACTGCATCGCGCGCACGTCCGGCCTTGAGCCCGACATCTCGAAGGTCGCCGCAGGCGGCGTCACCGTCGGCACCGCCGATGGCAGCGCGCGGTTCATGACCGCCGGCAAGTTCCTTTCGCGAACCCCTACCAAGCTGGAAGTTCTCGGCGTTGCCGACAGCGGCCCGACCTCGGGCTACACGTTCGGCAACGACTGCACGAACCCCTCCGGCAACGTGGGCATCGTCGGCATCAACACCAACATCCCTTATCCCATGTGGGGCTTTGGAGACTAA
- a CDS encoding fused MFS/spermidine synthase — protein sequence MAILFTLTVFLSAALLFLVQPMTAKMILPSFGGSPSVWNASMVFFQLALLAGYGYAHLSTRRLGLKRQPILHLPLIALPLLLLPMMVPKDYNPTHSSLPTALALLVLLGTVVGLPFLMVSTSAPILQRWFGATSHRQAHDPYFLYAASNLGSLLGLLAYPFWIEPHLPLQSQAQLWSWGYAGLVVLVGCCAFVTVREQKALAAGAPGESQPETVQSTRKEPDAEALEAPINWKRRGTWILLAAIPSSLLLGVTNFLTTNISPIPLLWVVPLSLYLLTFVAAFGRLRPIKTETIGRIAAIAITPLAITIVLQSNKPMEVLAAIHLIVFALCALYCHFRLADDRPSVHHLTEFYLWLSVGGVIGGAFNALLAPWAFDTLSEYPLAFVGVLLLRPLGQVKRPSPKLDLAFPVLIGIATYLCSAYTQEIRAAIGPSIKAVLNLFGAGLVGNPNLEVAIRLGIPVLLAFVAIDHARRYALSLGAFLLVSFWLHTGIYGDMMLTRRSFFGVYRVVDFAAAKKHEFLHGNTLHGSQFYGGPERLEPQTYYSRTGPVGDVLHELEVLKRDREIGLVGLGVGTLSAYGKSGNRLTFFEIDPLVIQIASDPKYFTYLSDAKERGATIEMVLGDARLSLQNQPDGKFDVLVLDAFSSDAIPVHLLTLQAFNLYFKKLTPNGLLAVHISNRYLDLTGPLAKAMRDLKLLGLQWMQTKDEIPNGHPGASPSNWVVIGRSKEDLKPFDQLDKGWVELSTEVTGHAWTDDFSDLVSAFVKSSG from the coding sequence TTGGCCATTCTCTTCACCCTGACCGTGTTTCTGAGCGCCGCGCTGCTGTTTCTCGTGCAGCCCATGACCGCCAAGATGATCCTGCCCTCGTTCGGCGGATCGCCCAGCGTCTGGAACGCCAGCATGGTCTTTTTCCAGTTGGCCCTGCTGGCAGGATACGGATATGCGCACCTTTCAACGCGAAGACTTGGCCTGAAGCGTCAACCGATCCTGCACCTTCCGCTGATTGCACTGCCTCTGCTCCTGCTCCCGATGATGGTGCCGAAGGACTACAACCCCACGCACAGCAGCCTGCCAACGGCCCTCGCGCTGCTGGTGCTGCTCGGAACCGTGGTAGGTCTGCCGTTCTTGATGGTCTCGACCAGCGCTCCGATCCTTCAACGGTGGTTCGGCGCGACGTCGCACCGCCAGGCGCACGATCCCTATTTCCTGTATGCCGCGAGCAACCTTGGGAGCCTGCTCGGGCTGCTGGCCTACCCGTTCTGGATCGAGCCCCATCTTCCGCTTCAAAGCCAGGCACAGCTTTGGTCTTGGGGCTACGCGGGGCTCGTCGTTCTGGTGGGCTGCTGCGCCTTCGTCACCGTGAGGGAACAGAAGGCCCTCGCCGCTGGGGCGCCCGGGGAATCGCAACCTGAAACGGTCCAATCGACGCGGAAGGAACCCGATGCCGAAGCACTCGAAGCGCCCATCAACTGGAAGCGGCGGGGAACGTGGATCTTGCTGGCCGCCATCCCCTCCAGCCTGCTCCTCGGCGTCACCAACTTCCTCACCACCAACATCTCGCCGATACCGCTCTTGTGGGTGGTGCCGCTCTCGCTGTACCTGCTCACGTTTGTCGCGGCGTTTGGGCGTCTCCGCCCGATCAAAACCGAGACCATCGGCCGCATCGCCGCCATTGCCATTACGCCGCTTGCCATCACCATCGTGCTCCAGTCGAACAAGCCGATGGAGGTGCTGGCCGCAATTCACCTGATTGTGTTTGCGCTTTGTGCCCTCTACTGCCACTTTCGGCTCGCCGACGACCGTCCCTCGGTTCACCACCTCACCGAGTTCTATCTGTGGCTCAGCGTAGGCGGCGTCATCGGCGGCGCGTTTAACGCGCTCCTCGCCCCGTGGGCGTTCGACACGCTCTCCGAGTACCCTCTTGCGTTCGTTGGGGTTCTGCTGCTAAGGCCCTTGGGGCAGGTGAAGCGCCCCTCGCCCAAGCTCGACCTGGCGTTTCCCGTTCTCATCGGCATCGCCACATACCTTTGCTCCGCCTACACCCAAGAGATTCGCGCGGCCATCGGCCCTTCGATCAAAGCAGTGCTGAACCTCTTCGGCGCCGGATTGGTCGGCAACCCCAACCTAGAAGTGGCCATCCGGCTGGGAATCCCCGTTTTGCTGGCGTTTGTCGCCATCGACCACGCAAGGCGCTACGCGCTCTCCCTGGGTGCGTTTCTGTTGGTCTCGTTTTGGCTGCACACAGGAATCTATGGCGACATGATGCTCACGCGCCGGAGCTTTTTCGGGGTCTATCGGGTCGTGGACTTCGCCGCCGCCAAGAAGCACGAGTTCCTGCACGGAAACACCTTGCACGGCTCCCAGTTCTATGGCGGGCCCGAACGCCTTGAGCCCCAGACCTATTACAGCCGTACAGGCCCCGTCGGAGACGTGCTGCACGAGCTTGAAGTGCTCAAACGCGATCGGGAGATCGGCCTGGTGGGACTCGGAGTGGGCACGCTGAGCGCCTACGGAAAATCTGGAAACAGGCTGACCTTCTTCGAAATCGACCCCCTGGTCATTCAGATAGCCTCCGATCCCAAGTACTTCACCTACCTGAGCGACGCCAAGGAGCGTGGCGCAACGATCGAGATGGTGCTCGGCGACGCCCGCCTCTCGCTGCAGAACCAACCCGATGGGAAGTTTGACGTTCTCGTGCTCGATGCCTTCAGTTCCGACGCAATCCCGGTCCACCTTTTGACCCTGCAAGCCTTCAACCTCTACTTCAAGAAGCTCACGCCCAACGGGCTCCTCGCGGTTCACATCTCGAACCGATACCTCGACCTTACCGGCCCGCTGGCGAAAGCGATGCGCGATCTGAAACTGCTCGGGCTGCAATGGATGCAGACCAAGGACGAGATCCCCAACGGGCACCCGGGGGCTTCCCCATCGAACTGGGTCGTGATTGGCCGCTCGAAAGAGGATTTGAAGCCGTTCGACCAGCTCGACAAGGGCTGGGTCGAGCTCTCGACGGAGGTCACGGGCCACGCCTGGACCGACGATTTCTCCGATCTCGTGAGCGCCTTCGTCAAGAGCTCTGGTTGA
- the argJ gene encoding bifunctional glutamate N-acetyltransferase/amino-acid acetyltransferase ArgJ has product MAIEVLAIEGGVCAPQGFRAGSAYASIRKVERDDIAVIVSDVPAAAAGVFTTNTVSAWCVQNGREKIKRQKAQAIVANAGNANACNGQEGNRADGEMARIVARELGISEDLVLTASTGVIGRPLPINRARDGIAEAARRAMHSEEANLQAARAIMTTDLVHKSKAVEVKGKNGTYRIGGIAKGSGMIAPNMATMLAFITCDAVVRPELLQNMLSGINEMSFNRVSVDSDTSTNDLVYLLANGASGVTATQEDLVPALAEVMVPLAKKVARDGEGATKLVEVMVFGDYDEMDKAARAVAESPLVKTALFGNDPNWGRILMALGKSGAKFDPNKIKVSIAGRLVFAKGMAVPVDLDDVSNAMKAEEVLIEIDLGHRNPAVTRFWTCDFSYDYVKINAEYTT; this is encoded by the coding sequence ATGGCCATAGAAGTCCTCGCCATCGAGGGCGGCGTCTGTGCGCCGCAAGGCTTCCGGGCCGGATCGGCCTACGCAAGCATACGAAAGGTGGAACGCGACGACATCGCGGTGATTGTCAGCGACGTGCCGGCGGCCGCCGCCGGGGTGTTCACGACGAACACCGTTTCGGCTTGGTGCGTTCAGAACGGACGAGAGAAGATCAAGCGCCAGAAGGCGCAGGCCATCGTCGCCAACGCGGGCAACGCCAACGCCTGCAACGGCCAAGAGGGCAACCGCGCCGACGGCGAGATGGCGCGCATTGTGGCGCGTGAACTCGGAATCTCGGAGGACCTGGTCCTGACGGCGAGCACTGGAGTCATCGGCCGCCCTCTGCCCATCAACCGGGCGCGAGACGGAATCGCTGAAGCTGCCCGGCGAGCGATGCATTCCGAGGAGGCGAACCTCCAAGCCGCCCGGGCCATCATGACCACCGACTTGGTCCACAAGTCCAAAGCCGTCGAGGTGAAAGGCAAGAACGGGACCTACCGAATCGGCGGGATAGCCAAAGGCAGCGGCATGATCGCGCCCAACATGGCGACGATGCTCGCGTTCATCACCTGTGACGCTGTCGTTCGTCCCGAACTCCTCCAGAACATGCTTTCCGGCATCAACGAGATGTCGTTCAACCGGGTAAGCGTGGACAGCGACACGAGCACGAACGACCTTGTGTACTTGTTGGCTAACGGTGCGAGCGGGGTCACGGCGACGCAGGAGGACCTGGTGCCCGCCTTGGCCGAAGTGATGGTGCCGCTTGCCAAGAAAGTCGCCCGCGACGGCGAAGGGGCCACCAAGCTCGTCGAGGTCATGGTCTTTGGCGACTACGACGAAATGGACAAGGCGGCACGGGCCGTCGCGGAGTCGCCGCTGGTGAAGACGGCGCTTTTCGGCAACGACCCGAACTGGGGCCGCATCCTGATGGCGCTCGGCAAATCGGGCGCCAAGTTCGACCCCAACAAGATCAAAGTCAGCATCGCGGGGCGCCTGGTCTTCGCGAAGGGAATGGCTGTACCCGTGGACCTCGACGACGTAAGCAACGCCATGAAGGCCGAAGAGGTGCTGATCGAGATCGATCTCGGCCACCGAAACCCCGCCGTCACGCGGTTCTGGACCTGCGATTTCAGCTACGACTACGTGAAGATCAACGCGGAGTACACGACGTGA